ATCGACCGTCTGAGAGGAATACCTTCACCACCATGGCCTGGATCTACTTAGCCCTCGCCGTTGTCTTCGAGATCATCTTCGCGCTCGGTGCGAGCGCCTCCCAGGGCTTCACCAAGCTCAAAGAGTCAGTGATCACCGTGGTCGGCGTCATAGGCGGCATCTACTTCATCAGCCTCGCACTCAAGACCCTGGACGTGGGGGTCGGCTATCCGATCTGGACCGGGGTCGGAGCGGTCGGAACGGTGCTCTTCGGCGCACTATCTTCAAGGAGAAGATCACCCCGGCCAAGGTGGTCTGTTTCCTCGCCATCATCGGCGGCGTCGTCGGTCTCAAGTCGCTCTCGGGGGTGTGACGATGAATGCACCCCAGCAGCCGGCCCCCCAGAAGCAGAGCGCCGCGACCGCCTGGACGCTGCTCCTGACCGCCGCGGCGATCGAGGTCGTCTTCGCACTCAGCTCCGGCGCGAACGGCGGCTTCACCAAGCTCGTCCCGTCCATCATCACTGTCGTCGCGGGCGGCGGCGGTGTCTACATCCTCAGTCTCGCCCTGAAGTCCATTGACGTCGGCATCGGCTACACGGTCTGGACCGGTATCGGTGCCGTCGGTTCCGTCCTCCTGGCGGCGGTGCTGTACGGCGAGGAGATCACGCTCGGCAAGGTGTTCTGCTTCCTCGCGATCATCGGTGGCGTGATCGGCCTTCACCTCACCTCTGAGGCGCCCGAGGACGAGCCCGTCGTCGACGGCTCCTCCGAACCCGAGGTCGAGCCCATCTCCCACCCCTCCGCTCAGGCAGCCGGCCCGCCCCCTCTGTCGGGGGCGGGCCCAACTACTTCTGACGGGCGTGGGCCGGCAGGGCGACCTGGGGGAGCGGAGTGGTCAGTCTGGCGCCGCACCCCGCACACACGAACACGAACAAATGCCCTCCGCTTGGGAATCAGGGGAATCGTGGCAGCTCGTCGGCGGCCGGCCAACGTGTTTTCGTCCGTCACGGGGCCGGAGTGTCGCCACGACGTGGCGTTCCCGGCTGGTTCCGCTCCGGGGGCCGGAAAGTGTCCGGACGAGGAACATCCCGTGAAGACAGGGAAGTTATGTCAGTGACAGGGGGCACACTGAGAGCGAGCTGACGTGTGAGCCCGGGGGAGTGCGATGGACATCAGGTTCGAGCTGATCGGTCCGGACAGTCGGCAGGAGCTGCGGTCGCTTTACACCTGGCTGCGCGATGACCGTTCGCTGCGCGGCCGGATCCCGATCGAGCCGGTGCGCGGACCGGCCAGGCCGGACGAGATGGGCGGCGACCTGGAGGCCGTGCTCGCGCTGGTGTCCACGCTCGCGACGCTGGCGCAGCTGCCGTTCTCCTACGCTGCTTGGCGGGACGGGCGCAGGCCTCGGTCCCAAGTCGTTATCCAGGTCGTGGGTGCCATGCCCGGGGAACTGGAAGCCCTTCGGGAGGCCTTCCCGGGCGTCTCGGTGCGGCCGATCGCCGGGGACGGTCAAGAGCCGGAGCCGGAGCCGGGTCCAGATACGGAGCAGGAGGCGGGGAGGTGACCGTCGACGCGGCGACGGAGGGCGCGGACACCGAGGACGCACTTGGGATCGACGCCGCGCGCTCGGCCTGTGTCCTCATCGGCGTCGACCGTTACTCCGAACTCGAACCGCTGCGCAGCGTACGGCACAACCTCACCGAACTGGCTGCCGCGCTGGCCGACGAAGCGATCCTGGGTATCCCAGCGATCTGCTCTAAAACGCTCTTGGGTCAGCTTCACCAAGAGCCTCATGAGCCCTGACCAAACACTCAGACCGTCACCGCATCCTCCCGCGGAAACACGGCCGGGCACTGCCGACAGACCAACGACCGCGCCCACACGGCCCGCGCCTCCTCCGCAGCCGCCGCCAGACGGGGAAACCAGAAACCCACCGCGCCGGCGCCGGCCAGCAGTAGGACGTCGGCTGCTACCTCGCCGGCCACCAGCAGCACGATGCCCAGCACGGCCGCACCGACCGGCAGCAGCCACTGGACGACGTACTCCGCCGGTTCCCCGTACTTCCCCCGCAACGGCGACTCGCCCGGCAACGACGCCACAAACTCCGGCAGTCCCCTACGACCGCCAGCTGATCACCACCGGGACCAAGGCGAGGCCCTGGTCCCATCCGGACGAGGCGACGTTGGACGGGGTGTTCGAACCTGTGCGGAGGGCCGGGGAGGTCCAGCGGGTGGGCCGTGTCCAGGCGGAGGTGGCCGGCAGCCATCCGGCGCAGTGGCGCGTACCGGTACTTCCGTCAGGGCCCGCTGTCTGCGCCCTTGCGCGGTGTGCGGTGCGAGAACCACACCGCGGCGATCACCACCACGCAGCCGGCGAGCTGCCACGCAGTCGCCTTCTCCCTGAGGATGAACAGGCCACATCCCATGGCCATGACCGGCTGCAGCAGCAACAAGGCGGCAGAAGTGTTCGGCGCGAGCTGGGGTGTCCCGGTACTGATCAACAGCCAGGCCGCCACCTGTCCCAGCAGAGCGAGCGCGATGATCCAGCCCCACGAGGCCGGCGACATCGACAGGGTGATGCCGGTGGTGAACAGACCGACCACCCCCGCGGTCACCGCAGCGGCCGCGGTGGAAATGCAGACCGGCGTCACCACGTGCACGGGGCTGCGCTCACCTGACAGCCGGTTGAGATACAGATAGGCGGCATAGGCAACACCGGCGCCCACGCCCAGCAGCGTGCCGCGCACCGGGCTGCCGTCTTCCGCACCGCCCTGCAGAGCGCCGCTGGCCAGAGTGATGCCACCCAACATCACGGGTGTGGTGCACAGGAAACGACGAGACATGACCGTGCCGCCGATGAGCCGCGCCAGCAACGGGAAGGCGATGACCTGTACGTTGATGAGCACCGTGGCGACTGCAGCCCCCACATCCAGGATGCTCATGGTCCACATGACGTAATCAATGCCGAGGAAGACGCCTGCGAGCGCCGCATATCCCTGAAGTTTCCGCGCCAGCCGCCCATTGCGCCGTATCTCGTGAACAAGCAGTGGCACAAGAATGCCCAGGGCAAGGGCGCAGCGCAGGAATGCCGCGGTGCCTGCGGTGATGTCGGCGAGCTTGACGAACATTGCCGAAACGGACAAACAGGCGGCTCCACCGATGACCAACCCCGCTGGGGCTGTTGAACTGCGCCGGGGAGCCCGCTCGGTGTCATCGGAAGTCGCCACGGAGAGCGTTGAGGTCGCATCCACAACATCCACGGTCCCAGCGTGAGCCGGGTAGCACTATTCAAGATTCATTAGCCAAAAGCATTAGCCTGGCTTACGTGATCACTTGGGAGAGGCTACGGGTTTTCGCGGCCGTCGCACGCTTCGGCTCCGTGAGCGAAGCAGCCGCCGCTCTGCACATCACAGGGCCCGCAGTGTCCCAGCACGTGCGAAAACTGGAGAAGGAGGTCCAATGCCAACTCGTTGAGCGGGACGGCCGTGGCATCCGGCTGACCAGCGCCGGCCACATCCTCGCCGGTTCGGCACACACCATGGTGTCCACGCTCGCGGACGCCGAACGAGACCTCGCCAACTTGCACGGTCTCGTCGCCGGACCCCTGCGCATAGGTGGTGTCGCCAGTGTTCTCCGCACGCTGGTCCCTGACGTGCTGCACCGCCTCATCGAACGCCACCCCCGCCTCGAACCCTCACTGCGCGACGGCGAAGCGGTCGACATGATCCCGATGCTCCAAGCACGCCAGCTCGACGCCGTCGTCACGGAGAGCTGGGACCACCACCCGGCGCACCTGCCGCCCGGAGTACGCACCACCCTCCTGATGCACGAGGACGCGCAGTTGGCGGTTCCGGAGGGACACCCACTGGCCGGCCGGGAGTTCGTGGCACTCGATGAACTCCACGGAGAACTCTGGACCAGCTGTCCTGCGGGGAGCGACGCGCACGAAGCACTGCGGCAACTGCTGCGCGCACACGAGGTGGAAGCGGAGGTGCGCTACTGCGTGTCCGACTACGCCACGCAACTCCGCCTGGTCGCGGCTGGACTCGCAGTGACATTGGTGCCGCGCGTGGTCCGTGCCTCGGCTCCCAGCAGCGTGCGCTTCGTTCGCTGCCGGCCGACCGTGTCCCGCAGCGTGCTCGTGGCCACGGGCACCGAGACCGAAACGCCGCGCGTGCGGGCCTTCCTGGCAGAAATGAGCCGCGTCGCCAACCTCCCCGAACAGCAGACCTAGGGCAGCGGGCTTGGCGACCCAGGCGGCCATGCAGACTCTGCGGCACCACGGCGGCGGTCAGCACCTGGGGCGGCATGGACGGCCGCCCGTTGGACGACGGATACATATCGGCGAACATCACCGCCGAGAACAGCATTTCGCGGTGCTCGGCCAGGAATGCGAAGACGCTGCCCGGCAGGATCAACTCCCGGCAGGTCTCCCGCACATCGGGCCCGATCGCCTCCCCGGCCCAATCACCCCGCATGCCCACCGGACTGGCTCCGGACCACAAGATCCGGAGCCAGAACTCCCAACATCTTCAGTGATCTTCTAGCCGGCCGATCTGTCTGGGGCGCTCGTTCCAGCTGAGCCCGCATCAACGCGAACGGTCCGCCTCGCCCTGGGCGAGCGACTGTGTCAGACGCTCCAGGCGCGTGGCGAAGGCGGCGGCCTCATCCGGCGGCCACGTCGCCATCTCCTCCGCCACGAAGGACTCCATCGCCCCACGCAACGCCGTGACTGCCCTCTCGCCCTCGACGGTGAGGGCCAGCCTGGTCGCACGGGCGTCAGCAGGGTCGGGACGGCGGGCGATCAGCCCGGCCTCCTGCAGCCTGGTCGCGTACCGGGTGGTGACGGTGCGCTCCATCCCGATCGCCTCGGCGAGCTTGGTGGCGGTGACGGGCCCCACGCGGGCGAGCCCGGACAGCACGGGGTAGGTCGTGGCGTCCACGCCCTCCACCCCGGAGGTCAGCCGGCCGTAGAGCCCGGCACGGGTGGCGCGCAGGGTCAGTGCCCCGATGGCTGAGGCCACGCGGGCGGCGGACGTGCTGTCACGTGTCGTTTTACTCACCCCTTGAGGATACGTGCAAGAAGCACGGAGTCCTGCTAACGTAATCTGCGTGCAGAAAGCACGTACATCAAGCACGCAAAGGATAGTCATGACGCATTCGTCTTCGCACCAGCACCAGCCCGCCGTGCGCCCGGAAGATGTCCTGCCCGAGGGCATCGACTCGACCGCGATGAACGGGCTGACCGTCCGCAAGGGTTCGGTGGCCGCATTCGTCGCCAACGCCCTACGACTGGACCAGCTCACCGAGGGCACTCCCGAGTACGCGGCCCTTGTCGCGCAAATGCGGGAACTCGCTCCCGCCCTGCGCGCCATCGGCCTCAACGACGTCTTCCGGCCCCGCTCCCCGGCAGTGGAGCGGATCCTCGCCGATGCCGCGTAACGCGGCGTGTGCTGCCGGCGGCTGTCCGGCACCCGGGGGAGCGAACAGGCGCACGCGCCGGGCGTCGAATCGTCGGGCGGTGCGCGGGTCGGTGGCGATCCGGTTCATCGCGGCTTCCCGGCCGGGGCTGTCCCGTCGGGCTTTCCCCACGTGGCCTGCGATCGCCCTGACGCCGCCCCGCCGCGAAGGAGGCGGCTGTCAGCTCCGCTGGTCGGAGCATGTGAAACCGAGCGATGCCCGAACTCCCCGCTGCTGCACAGTGCGTCGGCGTCTGTCTCATCCGACGGCGCTCGAGGCGGGGAACACGCAGTCGGAGAAGAGTGAAAGGAAGTGGTCGCCATGCTTGACGTGCTCATCGCCGGGGCCGGTCCGGTGGGGCTCTGGCTCGCCGCGGAGCTGCGCCTGCGGGGGGTGGAGGTGGCCGTGGTGGAGCGCCGGGCGGCACCGGACGGGCGGTCGCGCGCGGTCGGCATGCAGGCCGGCACGCTGGACACCTTCGCCACCCGCGGTCTCGCGCAGCGGTTCATCGAACGCGGAACCCCGGTGCCGACCGGTCACTTCGGGGCGGCGACCACCCGGCTGGACTTCTCCACCGTCGGGGCGATCCACCCCTTCATGCTTGCGCTCGGCCAGTCCGTCACCGAGCAACTCCTGGAAGAGCACGCGGTCGCCGTGGGCGCCCGGGTGCTGCGCGGGCAGGAGGTCGTCTCGCTCACCCAGGGGCCGGACGCCGTCGAGGTGGTGATCCGGGCCGGCGGCACCCACCGGACGGTGCAGGTCCGCTGGGTGGTGGGCTGCGACGGCACCCGCAGCGCGGTACGACAGGCCGCCGGCATCGACTTCCCCGGCCAGGACACCACGCTGACCGGGTGGCTCGCCGACGTAGAACTCGACGATCCGCCCACCGCGCCGCTCGCCGCCACCGGGCCGGCCGGTTCGTTCCTGGCGGCCCCGATCGGCGACGGCGTCCACCGGCTGGCGGGACTCTCCACGGCCACCATGCACCGCGGGACCCGCGAACCGCTGACCCTGGAGGAGGTGCGCGAGCAGACCCGCACGCTGCTGGGACGGGACCTCGGCATCCGCAACCCCCGGTGGCTGTCGCGCTACGGCAACGCCACCCGCCAGGCCACGCGGTACCGGGCCGGACGGGTGCTGGTGGCCGGGGACGCGGCGCACATGTTCTTCCCGGCCGGTGGGCAGGGCATGAACCTCGGCATCCAGGACGCCACCAACCTGGGCTGGAAGCTGGCCGCCACCCTCCAGCACCGGGCGCCCGACGGACTGCTCGACAGCTACGACACGGAGCGCCGACCGGCCGCCCGCGCCGTCATCGACAACACCCGCGCGCAGCTCGCCCTGTTCGCCGCGGCGAGCCCGGAGCAGATCGCCCTGCGCGAGGTCTGGTCCGCCGCGCTCGCCGAACCGCAGACCAACCGCCAGTGGGCCCGCCGGATCGCCGGCTTCGACGACCCGCTCCCCGACGACACCACACCCGGCGCGCACCCGCTGAACGGCACCCGACTGGCCGGCCTTGCCCTCGACGCGGCCGATGCACCCACCGCCCACCCGTTGATGCACCACGGCCGACCACTGTTGCTGGACCTCGGCGGGACGCGGACACCGTGCCCCGCGGAGGGTTTGGAGCAGCGGGCAGGAACCGGCAACTCCGAGGCTGCGCAAGCGATCTGGCGGGACGTCACCGCCGTCCTGATCCGGCCGGACGCCCGGATCGCCTGGGCCAGCACCGACACCGTCCCGCAGCGCCGGGCCGCGGACTGCCTCACCACCCTGCGCACCCTGTGCCGCTGAACGCCGCTCGACGAGCCCACCCGCCGGCCACGCCTACCTGCACACCGCCCTGGACCACCACTCCCGCCTCGCTTACGCCGAAGACCTCCCCGACGCGCCCCTCAAATATGCCGCCTTCCTGCGGGCCACCGCCTGGTTCGCCGCCCACGGCATCACCACCGAACGCGTCCTGACCGACAACGCCTGGGCTTGCACCAAGAACACCTGGCGCAACATCTGCTGCCGGCTGGGCATCAGCCCACGCTGGACACGACCCTGGCGGCCCCACACCAACGGCAAGGCCGCACGCTTCCACCGCGCCCTGCTGGAGGAATGGGCCTACCAGCGGCTCTACACCTCAGACACCGAACGGCAGACTGAGCCGCCAGCCTCTGTGCAAAGGCCCGGGCACGTGGAAAACGCAACCCTCACGCCACCTGGCTCGTCGCCCGCGCATGGCTCCGCGTCATATGGGCCTGCTGGCACAACGCCACTCCTTACGCCCCCGACAGCCATCCCGCCGCCCAACGTCACAGCCACCTGACGTGACTCGGAGGACTCAAACGCTATGCGGCCCGCGAGGTCTTCCACCTGGTCAAACAGCTACAGCCAGACCCCGCTCATAGGGGCTGTGTGAGAGCGCGTGCGACGAGCTGCCCCGCCGGAATGTGCTCATGCTCCGGCGGGGCTTCTGCGTGCGGCGGACTAGGCGGGCGCAGTGTCAGGCTCGGGCACTGCTGCACTGCTGCACTGCTGCACTCCGGCTCTCCGCTTCGAGCACACCGAGCAGGGACGCGGTGACGACACGTGTACCACGGCGGATACGCAGCACACGGCACAAGAACTCCCCGCGACGAGCCAGGCCGTACCCCTTCGCACGCGAGAACCCCAACGCCCTGGAAGGATCCTCCAAGCTCCCTGTTCCGTCCCAGGCGGTGCGGATGCTCATAGGGCTACACCGGGCGCCCATCTCCGCGTGCGCGGAGCGGACGCAGGGGCACACGGCCCTCGCGGTAGAACTCCGGGAACATCTCCGCGTGCGCGGAGCGGACCCTTCGTGACCTGGCCGTTTGTGAGGGCTTTGCTGTTTCGTTATCAAGGTGCCGTGAGGTTGGCGATCGGGGGCCTCGGGGAGGCCGGTTGCCTCTTCACGGTAGCGCTGTCTGGCGGGTGGATGGCCTCGACGGCTTCTTAACAAGCGGTTGCCAGCCACTACTCGAGTCCTCGGGGCTCATGCCGGCAAGGCGGCGTCGAGGATGTCGAGGGTCGTCACGTCTCGGCGAGTTCCTCGGCTTGATGGCGTTTGGCATTAAGACGTTGTGCGAGTCGGCGATGGCCGATGAGGGCTGCGGCTATGCCGACGAAAGCAAGAAAGTGTTCCGCCTTGCGTTCGTAGCGTCGGTGGAGTCGTCGGCAGCCGCTCAGCCAGGCCACCGTTCTCTCGACCACCCAGCGGTGGCGGCCGAGCCGTTGCGAGGGCTCGACACCTTTGCGGGCGATGCGGTGGGCGATGCCGCGCTCGCGGAGCCATCGCCGCAGGTGGTCGTAGTCGTAGCCCTTGTCGGCGTGCAGCTTCGCCGGACGTCTGCGACGAGGGCCGCGGCGGGACCGGATGGGCGGGATTCCACGCACAAGCGGCGCCAGGCCGAGACTGTCGTGCATGTTGGCGCCGGAGATGCCCAGGGACAGTGGCAGGCCGTTCCGATCGGTGATCAGGTGGATCTTCGATCCCAACTTGGCGCGGTCGGTCGGATTCGGTCCGGTCATAGGCCCCGTTTTGCCGCCCGGACGCTGACGGAATCGATCGCACACCGCGACCAGTCCAGCTCACCTCGCGCACCGAGTTCGTCGAGGACGACCCGGTGGAGCCTGGCCCAGACCCGGTCCCGGCTCCATCGGGCGAAGCGCCGGTAGACGGTGGGCCAAGCTGGCCCGAACACCGGCGGCAGCTGCCGCCAGGTACACCCCGAGGTGGCCACGAAGATGATCGCTGCCAGGCATTCACGGTCACCGGCTCGGCGACGGCCGCCGCCTTGCGGGCGTATGACTTCCGTTGGCGGGACCACTCGCCGGAACAGAGTCCACAACTCCTCCGGTACCAACCGTTCCACCAGATCCGTCATGCACGGCTCAACGAACCATCACGCCATTAGAAACGGCGTCTCAGTCGACGTCGACGTTGCCCAGGAGTTCGAGGAGGCGGGAGAGAACTCGGAGGCAGGCGTCGACCTCTGCGTCGGTAAGGTCACCGCCGACCTGGCGCAGCACTGCACGTTCGCGGTCGATCACGGTGGTGATGGCGAACCGGCCCTGTTCGGTCAGCTGGATGAGGGATGACCTCTTGTGGGCCGGATTGGGGGCGGACTCGACCAAACCGTGCGCAGTGGCGTCATTGACCATGCGCTGCACGAACTGGCGGCTCAACGCCTGTGCCCGACCCATCTGAGGGACGGTCATGGGTCCCTGCTCGCGGAGCAAGTTGAGCACGGCCCGCACTCCCACCGACAGCCCCTCGACGGACACGTCCTGCTCCACCTTGCGCTGTGTGCGTCGGTACAGCGGCCCCACGAGGTCGAACACCTCGGTGAGTCGGTCGGTCAGTTCTTCGGACGCCAGGCCACGGTCTGTTTCATTCACCTCACCATGATGACACCTAGGTTGCCATTCGCCTCCAATGATGACACCTTGGTTGTCATGAGTGATCTGTTCTGGCTCGACACCGGCACCGGCCAACCCCTCGTCCTGCTGCACGGCGGATTCCTGGACCACCGCATGTGGGGCGATCAGATACCCACCCTCGCCGCGCGGTACCGCGTCATCGCGCCCGATGCCCGCGGCCACGGCCGGTCGCCCAACGCCACCGAATCGTTCCGGCACACCGACGACCTCGCCGCGCTGCTACGACACTTGGACACCGGCCCCGCGGTCCTGGTAGGCGTCTCCATGGGGGGCAGCATCGCGGTCGACACCGCGCTGGAGCATCCAGAACTGGTCAGCGCCGTGGTCGTCAGCGGTGCCGGGACCAGCGAGCCGTCTTTCATCGACCCCTGGACCACCCGAACCTGGACCGCATGGCACGCGGCAATGGCCGACGGCGACCTGGATGCCGCCGTCGAGGCGTTCACGCTCTTCGCTGCGGGCCCGCACCGCAGCCTCGACGATCTCGATCCCAAAGTCGTCGACCGCCTGCGCGAGATGACCCTCAGCACCCTGTCCAAGCACACCGCCGACGAGCCCGACCTGCGCATCCCCGTCCGCGACACCTGGGATCGTGCCGCCAAGATCGACGTGCCCATGCTGGCCATCAATGGCGCCGTCGACTCACCCGACCACCTCGGCATGGCTGTACGCCTCACCAACACCGTCGCCAACGGTCACGCGATCTCAATCGACGGGACCGCCCACTACCCCAACATGGAAATCCCGGACGTCTTCAATGAGACCCTCGAGGACTTCCTGCTTACCTTGTGACCACCCCACCGACTCCTCACAGCCCACGATCACCGATCGTCGCCAACGGCGGCCAGGTAGCTCCCCACTAAGACGCCGTTTCTGATGGTGTGATCGCTCGTTGAGTCGTGCATGACGGATCTGGTTGAGCGGTTGGTGCCGGACGAGTTGTGGGTGCTGTTCCGGCGGGTGGTTCCGCCGACGGAGGTCATACGCCCGCAAGGCGGCGGCCGCCGACGGGCCGGTGACCGCGCCTGTCTGGCAGCGATCATCTTCGTGGCCATCTCGGGCTGCACGTGGCGGCAACTGCCGCCGGTGTTCGGGCCGGCCTGGCCCACCGTCTACCGGCGCTTCGCTCAGTGGAGCCGGGACCGGGTGTGGGCCAGGCTGCACCGCGTCATCCTCGACGAGCTCGGCGCCCGCGGAGCGTTGGACTGGTCGCGGTGTGCGATTGACTCCGTCAGCGTCAGGGCGGCAAAAGGGGGCCACTGACCGGACCGAATCCGACCGATCGAGGCAAGAGCGGACCGAAAATCCACCTGATCACGGACCGCAACGGGCTGCCACTGTCCCTGGGCATCTCCGGCGCCAACATGCACGACAGCCTCGGACTGGAACCACTCGTGGGCGGGATCCCGCCCATCCGCTCCCGCCGCGGACCGCGCCGCCGGCATCCAGCCAAGCTCCATGCCGAGAAGGGCTGCGACTACGACCACCTGCGCCGATGGCTCCGTAAGAAAGGCATCGCCCACCGCATCGCCCGCAAGGGCATCGAGTCCTCCACCCGGCTGGGCCGCCACCGCTGGGTCGTCGAAAGGACGGTCTCCTGGCTCGCCGGATGCCGCCGCCTGCACCGCCGCTATGAACGCAAGGCCGAACACTTCCTCGCCTTCGTCGGCATAGCAGCGACTCTCATCGGCTACCGCCGCCTCACCAAGTGAAACGACGTCTGAGTAAGGTGAGCGATCACGGGAGCAGCCGGAGTGGAGGGGGTGGTAGCGCCATGCTGGAGTCAGGACTGGGGACGCCGGGTCCGTTCGTCTCGATGCCCGCGCCGAGTGTGAAAGGGCGTCTCTTCGGCGGCCTCTTCTTCTTTCTGGCGCTCCTCTGCGCCGGCTTCTCGCTGTACAACTCGACGCACGCAGCGGGCCTCGTCGGTCGTCACGGCACGCTCACGGTCGAGCGCTGCTGGATCGACCACGGAAGCCGTCACCACAGCGACAAGACGGTGTGCGCCGGCACCTTCCGCGCAGACGACGGAACGACCGTCGATCACGAGGCGACCATCACGGCAGACCGCGAACGGGGCGACCGCATCCCCGTCCAGCAGACCGTGAGCGGCTACCTCGCCACCGGCTTCGGCGAGATCTGGCGCTGGTGCGCGCTGTTCT
This portion of the Streptomyces sp. 2114.4 genome encodes:
- a CDS encoding FAD-dependent monooxygenase, whose translation is MLDVLIAGAGPVGLWLAAELRLRGVEVAVVERRAAPDGRSRAVGMQAGTLDTFATRGLAQRFIERGTPVPTGHFGAATTRLDFSTVGAIHPFMLALGQSVTEQLLEEHAVAVGARVLRGQEVVSLTQGPDAVEVVIRAGGTHRTVQVRWVVGCDGTRSAVRQAAGIDFPGQDTTLTGWLADVELDDPPTAPLAATGPAGSFLAAPIGDGVHRLAGLSTATMHRGTREPLTLEEVREQTRTLLGRDLGIRNPRWLSRYGNATRQATRYRAGRVLVAGDAAHMFFPAGGQGMNLGIQDATNLGWKLAATLQHRAPDGLLDSYDTERRPAARAVIDNTRAQLALFAAASPEQIALREVWSAALAEPQTNRQWARRIAGFDDPLPDDTTPGAHPLNGTRLAGLALDAADAPTAHPLMHHGRPLLLDLGGTRTPCPAEGLEQRAGTGNSEAAQAIWRDVTAVLIRPDARIAWASTDTVPQRRAADCLTTLRTLCR
- a CDS encoding DMT family transporter, which encodes MDVVDATSTLSVATSDDTERAPRRSSTAPAGLVIGGAACLSVSAMFVKLADITAGTAAFLRCALALGILVPLLVHEIRRNGRLARKLQGYAALAGVFLGIDYVMWTMSILDVGAAVATVLINVQVIAFPLLARLIGGTVMSRRFLCTTPVMLGGITLASGALQGGAEDGSPVRGTLLGVGAGVAYAAYLYLNRLSGERSPVHVVTPVCISTAAAAVTAGVVGLFTTGITLSMSPASWGWIIALALLGQVAAWLLISTGTPQLAPNTSAALLLLQPVMAMGCGLFILREKATAWQLAGCVVVIAAVWFSHRTPRKGADSGP
- a CDS encoding IS5 family transposase (programmed frameshift), whose protein sequence is MTDLVERLVPDELWVLFRRVVPPTEVIRPQGGGRRRAGDRACLAAIIFVAISGCTWRQLPPVFGPAWPTVYRRFAQWSRDRVWARLHRVILDELGARGALDWSRCAIDSVSVRAGKRGPLTGPNPTDRGKSGPKIHLITDRNGLPLSLGISGANMHDSLGLEPLVGGIPPIRSRRGPRRRHPAKLHAEKGCDYDHLRRWLRKKGIAHRIARKGIESSTRLGRHRWVVERTVSWLAGCRRLHRRYERKAEHFLAFVGIAATLIGYRRLTK
- a CDS encoding MarR family winged helix-turn-helix transcriptional regulator, whose protein sequence is MNETDRGLASEELTDRLTEVFDLVGPLYRRTQRKVEQDVSVEGLSVGVRAVLNLLREQGPMTVPQMGRAQALSRQFVQRMVNDATAHGLVESAPNPAHKRSSLIQLTEQGRFAITTVIDRERAVLRQVGGDLTDAEVDACLRVLSRLLELLGNVDVD
- a CDS encoding MarR family winged helix-turn-helix transcriptional regulator, which produces MSKTTRDSTSAARVASAIGALTLRATRAGLYGRLTSGVEGVDATTYPVLSGLARVGPVTATKLAEAIGMERTVTTRYATRLQEAGLIARRPDPADARATRLALTVEGERAVTALRGAMESFVAEEMATWPPDEAAAFATRLERLTQSLAQGEADRSR
- a CDS encoding alpha/beta fold hydrolase, with the protein product MSDLFWLDTGTGQPLVLLHGGFLDHRMWGDQIPTLAARYRVIAPDARGHGRSPNATESFRHTDDLAALLRHLDTGPAVLVGVSMGGSIAVDTALEHPELVSAVVVSGAGTSEPSFIDPWTTRTWTAWHAAMADGDLDAAVEAFTLFAAGPHRSLDDLDPKVVDRLREMTLSTLSKHTADEPDLRIPVRDTWDRAAKIDVPMLAINGAVDSPDHLGMAVRLTNTVANGHAISIDGTAHYPNMEIPDVFNETLEDFLLTL
- a CDS encoding LysR family transcriptional regulator; the encoded protein is MITWERLRVFAAVARFGSVSEAAAALHITGPAVSQHVRKLEKEVQCQLVERDGRGIRLTSAGHILAGSAHTMVSTLADAERDLANLHGLVAGPLRIGGVASVLRTLVPDVLHRLIERHPRLEPSLRDGEAVDMIPMLQARQLDAVVTESWDHHPAHLPPGVRTTLLMHEDAQLAVPEGHPLAGREFVALDELHGELWTSCPAGSDAHEALRQLLRAHEVEAEVRYCVSDYATQLRLVAAGLAVTLVPRVVRASAPSSVRFVRCRPTVSRSVLVATGTETETPRVRAFLAEMSRVANLPEQQT
- a CDS encoding IS5 family transposase (programmed frameshift) — translated: MTDLVERLVPEELWTLFRRVVPPTEVIRPQGGGRRRAGDRECLAAIIFVATSGCTWRQLPPVFGPAWPTVYRRFARWSRDRVWARLHRVVLDELGARGELDWSRCAIDSVSVRAAKGPMTGPNPTDRAKLGSKIHLITDRNGLPLSLGISGANMHDSLGLAPLVRGIPPIRSRRGPRRRRPAKLHADKGYDYDHLRRWLRERGIAHRIARKGVEPSQRLGRHRWVVERTVAWLSGCRRLHRRYERKAEHFLAFVGIAAALIGHRRLAQRLNAKRHQAEELAET